In Motilibacter aurantiacus, the sequence CCGCCCCCCGGGCCGGGCACGACCTGGACCAGCTCCCAGCCGTCCTCGCCCCAGTTGTCGAGGATCTGCTTGGTCGCGTGCACGAGCAAGGGCACCGTCGCGTACTCCCACTTGGCCATGGCCGCACCCTAGTGGGACACCGCGAACGGGCGGGAGAGTGCTCCCGAGCGTCCGGCTAGGCTCGCGCACCATGCCGTCCGCTGCCGAGGCCCCCGGAGGCCGCCCGCACGGGGCGGC encodes:
- a CDS encoding DUF4177 domain-containing protein — its product is MAKWEYATVPLLVHATKQILDNWGEDGWELVQVVPGPGGGDQLVAYLKREKA